ATATTTGAGTTTAATCAGATCAAGGATCACCAGAAATCTGGCGATTATATAATCTACGATGATTATACACCATCATACTTTCCAGAACTTGTCAAAGCTGTAGACTATATTTGTCTTACCTATAGCTATTCGTTTCTCAAGATTTCAGCTAGCACTAGTCGAGGTTATCTAATAGCCATAAAAAATTAATGTATATCTGCTCTTGCTTTATGTCTCCTTCTTTATTTTTTACATTAGTATGGTAATTCCATATTCGCAACCGAAAGCATCCGTTATAATGGCTGCTTTTAATTCTTCTTCTTTCATTTCTTACGCTATTGATAGTATCTTATCGCAAACATTTACTGAATTTGAGTTTATTATCGTTGATGATGGCTCCACAGACTCTACTCTTTCTATTTTAAATTCTTATGCTGAGAGAGATCAGCGTGTACGAGTTTACGCTAATAGTCATAATATAGGCTTAACTCAATCTTTAAATATTGCCGCTAATCTGGCACAGACGCCGATACTTGTTCGTCAAGATAGTGATGATCTTAGTCATCCTGATCGCCTTTCTATCCAAGTCTCTTTTATATCTAATGGTTTGTTCGATATGTGTTCAACTCGAACCCTTATCAGTTCTACTAATCGTGTGTCAGGTCGTATAGCCAGGTTCATCCCCAAGTCTTTGCTATTGTTATTCACCAACCCTTTTATTCATGGCTCACTTTGTTTTAAAAAGTCTGCATTCGACCTGTTAGGTGGTTATAATTCTACCTTTGTTTATGCACAAGATTATGATCTTATTGTCAGATGGTTGTATTATGGCTTTTCCATTAAATATTTTCATCATTGTCTATATACTTCCGTTGATTACCCTTCTAGCATATCAAATTTGCATCGTCATGAGCAACAGAAACAAGCCCTTTATTCACGAA
This genomic window from Synechococcus sp. MIT S9220 contains:
- a CDS encoding glycosyltransferase family 2 protein, translating into MVIPYSQPKASVIMAAFNSSSFISYAIDSILSQTFTEFEFIIVDDGSTDSTLSILNSYAERDQRVRVYANSHNIGLTQSLNIAANLAQTPILVRQDSDDLSHPDRLSIQVSFISNGLFDMCSTRTLISSTNRVSGRIARFIPKSLLLLFTNPFIHGSLCFKKSAFDLLGGYNSTFVYAQDYDLIVRWLYYGFSIKYFHHCLYTSVDYPSSISNLHRHEQQKQALYSRNFWRKACFINPLLLFSCF